ACCCCCACTCCTCTGACTGCTTGACCAGATTCACTCGCAAGGGGTTGTGTTTCACTGAACGCATCACGGTCTGCGTTTGATGACGCGAGGTTCAATGCGACCGGAACGGTTACCGACTTCACACGTGGCAATCTGATTCGCCAACGCTCGGCACATTTCGCACACTGCCTGCGAATCGTGTTGTTCGCAGATAGCCAACATCCAGGCTGCCAGAACAATCTAGCGCGTTGCCGTGAAACTGATTTGCCGGGGACGTTTCTGATGTAGGAGGGCTACATCGACTGCCGTCGTGCGAATTAAGTTGTACCCCAGCATCGTCGTCCACAATTCACAACGAATCGTCGCAGGAGCTTTACACCGATGCCCTAAATTCAATGAATCTTTAATACAGCACAGATCGAGTTCTACTTTCCAGCGAAAGCCGTATGACTCGGTAATGCCCTGTTTGGTATGTTGCTCATCGAGAAGTGTGGTAATAACCGTCATCTCCTAAGATCGTCTCCCATTATCATGAAGGAGCAGTGGTAACAGCAATCACAGGCAACAACGTCCTTCGGCCAAACAGTGTGCGTAGCAAAGCAATCTCACTGGCCTGCTTTCCTTTGAAAGGACCGCTGGCAGCATCCAGTCCACAGGCTGTGGCCAGCGAAAAACGCCACTGCCCAGGCGATACCGTCTGCGATTGAAAATCGGGGAGCCCTCATCAATGACAGGCATGCAGGTTAACGGGTATCACTTCGAAAAATCGGGACGGACTTAAGTACCCCTCGGATGCTGGCCACCTCATAAATAATTTTCCAGGTTTCAGGTTCGACGACAATCATTCGATTGTTATCGGTATCAGAGATGAGTAACATGCCCATCCATTTGCCCTGTTGCACCTGATGAATACTGCACGGTGCTTTCAATTGGCCGGCGGGGGACTTCCATATTTCACGCATTCTCGCCAGGTCAATCAATCTGATATGATGGTGATGCTCATCAGCAACGTAAATCCGATCTCGCGAAATCAGGTGGATTCCATTCGGATAATAAAATCCCTTGAGCAGGAGTCTGGTCTTACCTGAGTTCAGGTCGTGCATAATAATACGATTGTGATAACTGTCGGAAATAGCCATCAGCCCGTCATGGAATGAGAGGCCTCTGACGTCAGCCAGAAGTGTCGAGAAGAATTCATTTGTCACTTCTCCCTTATCAACGGAATATTGAAAAATGGACGACTTAAACCATTCGCCATCTTTTTTATAACCACCGATGAAGAGATCACCGCGGTAGAATTCAATACTTGAAGCAGCAATATTGTCGATTGATCTCACCAAGGACCAGTCACTTCTGTTGTAGATGTCAATCCGAAACAAACCTCGAATCGCAAAAGCGACCAGATCGTTCTGTGGATCGTAACAGGTACTGAAATAGGCAGTATTATATTCTCCGAATTCACGAATGACGCTGTCATTACGGATACAATATCCACGAAGACCAAAATTCGACGCGGCTAATATTTCAAAATCAAGTTTGTCCCCTTTGCAATCGGGTTGAGCCGGGTAGTACTCTGCAGTTGTGTTGAAATCAAGTTTATTGCTATCGAACGTATAATTTAGAGAGGTTTTCGCGCGAGAGGGAGAATAAAGTGAAACCGTTTGTTGAGCCAAATAGGTATTGATAAAATCTGAGGTGACCTTATGGTTCTCATGCAAAAATTGTTCAAATTGTTGATCATCCATTTTTTCAAGTCCTGCCACGTTGCTCCTGATCTGCTGTTTCAGGTTTTGCATGAACTCCTCATCTTCAGAAAGCACCAATTGGGTCTCATTCTCGACATTTTCGATGGGAGGGGCTTCAGACGCAGCATGCGGTTCAGATTCGGTATCAGTGGGCGGTATCAAGAGTGGCACAGACGCAAGGACAGCTGACACGGCAAATACCAAAGTGACTACGGAAAATAACATCTTTTTTTGACGTGTCATCACTGACTCCCAAATTATACGACTGTTCAAGGAGCCGGATTCTAAGGCAACTCTTCTGAGATTGTCAATGCGTCTTAGTCATTATGTACCAGCGTCCCGAGAGGACCAACCAGGTAGACATGTTCTCCCTGGGCTTCCAGGTTCTAAGCGGATTCGTTGCCGAGACAAGGGGTGATTGGGGCATCTGTCTCAGGAAGATCGAAACTGATCGTCGTCCCCCGTTGTGTGCCGTCGTTCTTGATCTACTCCAACAGGCACAGAAACTGCATGTCGAATCATCGCCGATCTTCGGCCTGCTTGACCAGATTGGCTGTGAGCGCATTCCGTTCTACATACCGGCACACCGTATAGAAGTGCTCGTCATCCTGAATCGGAAACGATTTGAATCGTCCTTGGTAAACGTGACCGGAGCCGGTGCTCTTGCGATGGGCGTGCCAGCGCTGGGTGTGGGTGAGCGTGAGCCAGCCTGTGAAGCGGGAGAGCTGACCGTCTTCACTGAGATGAACGACCAGATGCCAATGGTTCGGCATCACTCAATAACTGAGCAGCGCATCTCAAACCGCTCGACTGCTTCCGACAAGATCCGCTCAAAGGCGGCGTAGTCTTCGTCCGTCTCAAAGATCGTCATCCGGGCGTTAGCCCGATTGAGCACATGATAAAGATATCCCGCCTGAGCGGCCCGTTTTGGTCGTCCCATAAGCAGCATTAAAGCGAAATTCACCTAAATTGTCAATTTAAGGTTCCTGACACCTTTTTCTGTCGAACTCAAGAAAAAAATTGCTCAGTTAGATAAAGCTCGAACATATGAAGTCCCCGGGTTTTCATCTGGTCGAAATTATGTAACGAACGAAAAAACCCCCGAGCAAATTGAACTTGAAAAGCAATTAGCGATTGCTGAGGCAGAAGCACAAAGATTACGTGATATTTTAGACATTGGTGCTCCAGTAGAAGCTATCGGACCGTATGCTTTCACTGCGCTTCCAGAAAAATTTGCGAGCGTCATAGAAAAGGCGTGGGAGAAAGGATATTTCGGCGCTGAAGTAAGTGAAGACATTAAAGCTCTGAAAGATCCTGACACTTATATTCAATTAGCAGAAGCACTGGCTGTGTTCGGTGGTGCCTACGCCGCCGCTCATTATCTTCCTGTTACTTGGGCGGTGGATGTACTTTTAATTGCTGGGACAGCAGGTGAAGCAGGACAGGTACTTGCAGATCTTTACGAGGCATATCTTGAAGTGAAGGCAGTCACTCACGAATCTGAATTGGACCCCGCTGCTAAGAAACTGGCAAAACTCATTGTAGAAGCTTCAGAGTCTGGTGCATTGGGACTGATTTTCCACTTTGGTGGGAAAGCCTTACCCAAAGGGAAGAAGACAGAAACTCCCCCTGCTACGAAAAAAGATTATGATGTAAGTTCGCATATCGTAAATCATGACACTTGTTTTGTAGCCGGAACCCCCGTTTTGACTCCAGATGGCGAACAGGATATTGCAACGTTCAAACCAGGTGACCAGATTCTGTCACGCCCTGAAAATGCCCCTGAGCATCCAGTCAAAACCAGTATAGTTGAAGAGGTATTCGAGCTGGCTTCTCGAATAATGGAGCTTGGCGTTGGTGGTCAGGTCATAGGAACAACAGAGGAGCATCCATTCTTTGTTGCCGGCAAAGGTTGGGTACCAGCCGGTGAATTGGAAGCAGGAGATCAGCTACTGGGACACGATGATCAACTGACTGCTGTTGAGTCGGTGACCAAAAGCGGTCGATATGAAACGGTGTACAATTTAAGAGTGAAACAGGATCGAACCTACTTTGTAGGAAAACAAAGCTGGGGATTCTCGATCTGGGTACATAATACTTATACGGTGAAAGATTTAAAGGATGGTACATGGCAAATTCTTGATGATTCCGGTAATCCAATACCAGGGGTGTTTTCGGAAAAAAAAGCGAAACAGTTAATTGAAGAATTCAATAAAGCTCCCGAACTTAGAAAGGGGCTTACTGATGCTGAAATTGAGAAATATTTTAAGAACACTGGAGTAAAGACTAATTCAGATAACGTA
This window of the Gimesia fumaroli genome carries:
- a CDS encoding transposase codes for the protein MPNHWHLVVHLSEDGQLSRFTGWLTLTHTQRWHAHRKSTGSGHVYQGRFKSFPIQDDEHFYTVCRYVERNALTANLVKQAEDRR
- a CDS encoding polymorphic toxin-type HINT domain-containing protein, with the protein product MFGGAYAAAHYLPVTWAVDVLLIAGTAGEAGQVLADLYEAYLEVKAVTHESELDPAAKKLAKLIVEASESGALGLIFHFGGKALPKGKKTETPPATKKDYDVSSHIVNHDTCFVAGTPVLTPDGEQDIATFKPGDQILSRPENAPEHPVKTSIVEEVFELASRIMELGVGGQVIGTTEEHPFFVAGKGWVPAGELEAGDQLLGHDDQLTAVESVTKSGRYETVYNLRVKQDRTYFVGKQSWGFSIWVHNTYTVKDLKDGTWQILDDSGNPIPGVFSEKKAKQLIEEFNKAPELRKGLTDAEIEKYFKNTGVKTNSDNVDEIVELFTDSTGSKKTNVKIGGNVTLNKINVEDARKIQKFADEYQVEVTIVGSRVNAGKELKPGKSDWDYVINKIDGIEPTRKLRDLKKKAGFLLPKGRPRPDQYGNIRRGSDIEFFEPIDSDLPYVKFRPNGF